One Doryrhamphus excisus isolate RoL2022-K1 chromosome 17, RoL_Dexc_1.0, whole genome shotgun sequence genomic region harbors:
- the gbp gene encoding glycogen synthase kinase binding protein, protein MPCRKENYIFLEQSVTVGSKEVDALVTKIGEALQLHNNSSSHQKTMAVSCLHGLTGGGSGVNPASIIGGGSGAPTQKRQGCCMRLRNRGSSRASPYNIPGSSDQEWDQIKPWSKKRMHAEEDDPHRLLQELILSGNLIKEAVRRLQFSTTDCDFPKAADNVPC, encoded by the coding sequence ATGCCTTGTCGAAAGGAGAACTATATCTTCCTGGAGCAGTCGGTTACCGTCGGCTCCAAAGAGGTGGACGCGCTGGTGACGAAGATCGGCGAGGCGCTGCAGCTCCACAACAATAGCAGCAGCCACCAGAAGACCATGGCGGTGTCCTGTTTGCATGGACTCACCGGCGGCGGCAGCGGGGTCAACCCGGCGTCAATCATCGGTGGTGGTTCAGGGGCACCGACTCAGAAACGCCAAGGCTGCTGTATGAGGCTCCGGAACCGTGGAAGCAGCCGGGCGAGCCCGTATAACATCCCCGGATCGAGCGACCAGGAATGGGACCAAATCAAACCGTGGAGCAAAAAGAGAATGCACGCCGAGGAGGACGACCCGCACCGTCTGCTCCAGGAGCTCATCTTATCGGGGAACCTGATCAAAGAGGCCGTGAGGAGGCTTCAGTTCTCGACCACAGACTGTGACTTCCCCAAGGCGGCGGACAACGTGCCCTGCTGA